A DNA window from Pseudomonas sp. GD03919 contains the following coding sequences:
- a CDS encoding outer membrane protein OmpK, whose amino-acid sequence MNRTFSYSILAAGLLAGGQAVASDLLQWQNNSLTYLYGQDYKIDPEIQQTITFEHASGWSFGDLFFFTDLIKYNTDAKNGNGDGHTYYGEFSPRLSFGKISGNDLSFGPVKDVLLAFTYEFGEKDVDALLLGPAVDLDIPGFDYFQLNTYLRKPTSSRPGKNVWQITPVWSYTIPVGESDVVIDGFIDWVVDNDENRRGEYQANLHFNPQIKYDLGKAMKWGEKQLYVGIEYDYWKNKYGIKDGGFVSDNFVGPTNQNSASLLVKAHF is encoded by the coding sequence ATGAACCGCACATTCTCTTACTCGATCCTGGCCGCCGGTCTCCTGGCAGGCGGGCAAGCCGTTGCCAGTGATCTGCTGCAGTGGCAGAACAACAGCCTGACCTACCTGTATGGCCAGGACTACAAGATCGACCCGGAAATCCAGCAGACCATCACCTTCGAACATGCCAGCGGCTGGAGCTTCGGTGACCTGTTCTTCTTCACCGACCTGATCAAGTACAACACCGATGCCAAGAACGGCAACGGCGACGGCCACACCTACTACGGCGAATTCAGCCCGCGCCTGTCGTTCGGCAAGATCAGCGGTAACGATCTGTCCTTCGGCCCGGTCAAAGACGTGCTGCTGGCCTTCACCTACGAATTTGGCGAGAAGGATGTCGATGCCCTCCTGCTCGGCCCGGCGGTCGACCTGGACATCCCCGGCTTCGATTACTTCCAGCTCAATACCTACCTGCGCAAACCGACCAGCAGCCGTCCTGGCAAGAACGTCTGGCAGATCACGCCGGTCTGGAGCTACACCATCCCGGTTGGCGAATCCGATGTGGTCATCGATGGTTTCATCGACTGGGTCGTGGACAACGACGAGAACCGCCGTGGCGAATACCAGGCCAACCTGCACTTCAACCCGCAGATCAAGTACGACCTGGGCAAGGCCATGAAATGGGGTGAGAAGCAGCTTTACGTCGGTATCGAGTACGACTACTGGAAGAACAAGTACGGCATCAAGGACGGCGGCTTCGTCAGCGACAACTTCGTCGGCCCGACCAACCAGAACAGCGCCAGCCTGTTGGTCAAGGCGCACTTCTGA
- a CDS encoding gamma-glutamyl-gamma-aminobutyrate hydrolase family protein produces the protein MSDNKNRNTPRKPVVLMSMGAQERKGHDYQVMTHKYIQPLVEFSACVPVLVPTCCGVGDLEQYLDMADGVYLTGAGSNIDPALYGQENETPNKGQDRDRDLFDLRLIKAAIARGLPIFGICRGMQEINVALGGDIYQKVYAEPGFNDHRENPEDPVEVQYAASHSVRLVPGSWFAELLGKDEIQVNSLHGQAIRNLGKGLEVLATAEDGLIEAVHAPSLSPFLFAVQWHPEWQAALNPDSVKIFQAFGDACHRSMAARNSRQAA, from the coding sequence ATGTCCGACAACAAGAATCGCAATACCCCTCGCAAGCCTGTCGTGTTGATGTCCATGGGCGCTCAAGAGCGCAAGGGCCACGACTATCAAGTCATGACGCACAAATACATCCAGCCTCTGGTCGAGTTCTCCGCTTGCGTACCGGTGCTGGTGCCGACCTGCTGCGGCGTCGGTGATCTCGAACAGTACCTGGACATGGCCGATGGCGTGTACCTGACTGGTGCTGGCAGCAATATCGACCCGGCGCTGTACGGCCAGGAAAACGAAACGCCGAACAAGGGCCAGGATCGCGACCGTGACCTGTTCGACCTGCGGTTGATCAAGGCGGCCATTGCCCGTGGCCTGCCGATTTTCGGCATCTGCCGTGGCATGCAGGAAATCAACGTGGCGCTGGGCGGCGACATTTATCAGAAGGTCTACGCCGAGCCGGGTTTCAACGATCATCGCGAGAATCCCGAGGATCCGGTCGAGGTGCAGTACGCCGCCAGTCACAGCGTACGCCTTGTGCCCGGTAGCTGGTTCGCCGAGTTGCTGGGCAAGGACGAGATTCAGGTCAACTCCCTGCATGGCCAGGCCATCCGTAACCTGGGCAAGGGACTGGAGGTGCTGGCCACCGCCGAGGATGGCCTGATCGAGGCGGTGCATGCGCCGAGCCTGTCGCCCTTCCTGTTTGCGGTGCAGTGGCACCCGGAATGGCAGGCCGCCCTGAACCCGGATTCGGTGAAGATCTTTCAGGCCTTCGGTGACGCCTGTCACCGCAGCATGGCCGCGCGTAACAGTCGTCAGGCTGCCTGA
- a CDS encoding LEA type 2 family protein encodes MHRLLRLCLISLLLAGLGACASLGNHDPLRVDLVGLEPLPGQGLEVRFAVKLRVQNPNDSAVSFNGMALELDVNGQPLASGVSDQSGSVPSFGETVVSVPLSISAFSVMRQAWGVAGYQPGQEVPYRLRGKLADGLFGTRRFSDSGTLNWPQPPARYP; translated from the coding sequence ATGCATCGCCTGCTTCGTCTCTGCCTCATCAGCCTGTTGCTGGCAGGCCTCGGCGCCTGCGCCAGCCTGGGCAACCATGATCCGCTACGGGTCGATCTGGTCGGCCTGGAGCCCCTGCCCGGCCAGGGTCTTGAGGTACGTTTCGCGGTCAAGCTGCGGGTACAGAACCCCAACGACAGCGCGGTGAGCTTCAACGGCATGGCACTGGAGCTGGATGTGAATGGCCAGCCACTGGCCAGTGGCGTCAGCGACCAGAGCGGCAGCGTGCCGAGCTTCGGCGAGACGGTAGTGAGCGTACCGCTGAGCATCTCGGCATTTTCAGTGATGCGCCAGGCCTGGGGGGTGGCCGGCTATCAACCCGGCCAGGAGGTGCCCTACAGGCTGCGCGGCAAACTCGCCGACGGTCTGTTCGGCACCCGACGCTTCAGCGACAGCGGCACCCTCAACTGGCCGCAACCACCGGCCCGCTATCCATAG
- a CDS encoding EamA family transporter, protein MPPRILLLTCLAMLAFAGNSLLCRLALRETDIDAASFTAIRLLCGAVTLWLLLKLRQTKQPMAGNWPGAMALFTYAAAFSFAYLQLDTGIGALLLFGAVQLSMLLWGLLRGERLGTAASLGTALATAGLLALLLPGASAPPLLAALLMLLAGVAWGAYSLLGRGLGDPLAVTAGNFLRAAPLAIVLALALLPQLDWDGPGLLYALLSGALTSGVGYAIWYSALPGLRASQAATVQLSVPILAALGGSLLLNEALSLRLMLSAAAVLGGIALVLSAKQRAGS, encoded by the coding sequence ATGCCACCGCGTATCCTGCTGCTGACCTGCCTTGCCATGCTGGCCTTCGCCGGCAACTCGCTGCTGTGCCGCCTGGCGCTGCGTGAAACCGACATCGATGCCGCCAGTTTCACCGCCATCCGCCTGCTCTGCGGTGCAGTGACCCTGTGGCTGTTGCTGAAACTGCGGCAGACCAAACAGCCCATGGCCGGCAACTGGCCTGGCGCCATGGCGCTGTTCACCTATGCAGCGGCGTTTTCCTTCGCCTACCTGCAACTGGATACCGGCATTGGCGCCCTGCTGCTGTTTGGCGCAGTGCAGTTGAGCATGCTGCTGTGGGGCCTGCTGCGGGGCGAACGCCTGGGCACGGCTGCCAGCCTCGGCACGGCACTGGCCACGGCTGGGCTGCTGGCACTCTTGCTACCGGGCGCCAGCGCGCCGCCGCTGCTGGCAGCGTTGCTGATGCTGCTGGCCGGCGTGGCCTGGGGCGCGTATTCACTGCTCGGGCGCGGCCTGGGTGATCCGTTGGCGGTGACCGCCGGCAACTTCCTGCGTGCGGCGCCCCTGGCCATAGTACTGGCATTAGCGCTGCTGCCACAGCTGGACTGGGACGGCCCCGGTCTGCTCTACGCCCTGCTGTCGGGCGCACTGACCTCCGGCGTCGGTTATGCCATCTGGTACAGCGCACTGCCAGGTTTGCGCGCCAGCCAGGCCGCTACGGTACAGCTGAGCGTGCCGATTCTCGCTGCGCTCGGCGGCAGCCTGCTGCTGAACGAAGCGCTGAGCCTACGCCTGATGCTCAGTGCCGCTGCCGTGCTCGGCGGCATCGCGCTGGTGCTGAGTGCCAAACAACGAGCCGGGAGCTAA